The Paenibacillus sp. FSL R7-0345 DNA segment TGATGTACCTGCAGTTCTTCTTCCTTAACGGCAGAAAACTGCAACTCCGTTAAGGACAACCAGGAGCTTGTCTAACAAACGGAGGGTACAGAAGTGAACAAGAAGGCGTTATTGGGATCATTATATTTATCTTTGGCTGCCAGCATCTGGGGCGGTATGTATGTTGTCGTAAAACATGTGGTTGATATTGTGCCGCCGCTTGAAATTGTGTGGATCCGCTATATGATTGCGCTTGCCGCGCTGCTGATTATCGGTGTTGTGACAAAGCAGTCATGGCGTATTGAGAAAAAGGATATGCTGCTGATTCTTATGATTGGCCTGGCCGGTAACACGATTTCAATCCTGACCCAGGAAGCTGGCACGATGCTGTCAACTGCCCATATGGGTGCCATCATTACTTCAACGACGCCGGCGTTTATGGTGCTGTTTGCCCGGATCATTCTTAAAGAGCGGATTACGCTTAAAAAAGCACTGTCAATCGTACTGGCAACCATCGGCGTAGGTGTAATTGTAGGGACAGGGGATATTGACTCTTCGCTGCAGCTTGGCGGTGTATCACTGCTTGTTGCTGCACTTACCTGGGCGCTCATGTCTGTTCTGATAAAAAAAGTGCCGGGACAATATTCACAGATTGTTGTCACGTTCTACAGTATCATTGTTGCCTTTATTGTATTGACCCCGTTCACAATGGGCCGGCTGCCGAGGCTGGATGTTCAGGCTATGCTGCACCCGTCAATCTGGGGCGGTCTCCTGTATCTGGGGATTATTTCAACAGCCTGCGGCTTTCTGCTGTGGAACCGCGGCCTGCAGATGCTGAATGCCTCGAGCGGCGGACTGTTTTTCTTCCTGCAGCCGATTGTCGGTACGCTGCTGGGATGGCTGCTGCTTGGTGAGCAGATCGGGCTGTCCTTCTGGGCAGGTACTGCGTGCATTTTTGCAGGCGTACTATTGGTGGTCCAGGACAAATAAGTGATCCGCAAATGTAGCGGCTAAATAAACGGCGGCGGTCAGGGACTTGTTGGTTACAGGTCCTTGGCCGCCGTTAGTTGTATAATGTATAGAATGATGGATAAGGGAGGATGTAAGCATGAAATCCAAGGTAGTAAATAATATTGCTGAGCTGATCGGGGATACACCGGCGGTACGGCTGAACTGTCTGACCGGTCCGGATGATGCTGAGGTATATGTCAAGCTGGAGATGTTCAATCCCAGCGGCAGTGTAAAAGACCGTGCAGCCTATAATCTGATTCTGCAGGCAGAGCTGGACGGACGGCTGCAGCCGGGCGGAACAATTATCGAGCCGACCAGCGGCAATACGGGCATCGGCCTGGCGATGAATGCCGCCGCAAAGGGTTATAAGGCGATTCTCATCATGCCTGACAACATGACGATGGAACGAATTAACATCCTGAAGGCGTATGGCGCTGAAGTGGTGCTGACACCGGCTTCCGAGCGGATGCCGGGAGCGATTGCCAAGGCGCTCGAGCTGGGGGCAGCGATTCCGGGCAGCTTTATTCCGCAGCAGTTCGAGAATGCGGCCAACCCGGATATTCACCGCACGACGACAGCACCGGAAATACTGGAGCAGATGGAGGGGCGGCTGGATGTGTTTGTGGCCACCTCAGGAACCGGAGGCACCATTACAGGCACGGGCGAGGTGCTGCGCAAGGAGCTGCCCGGCATACGGATTGTAGTCGTTGAGCCGCACGGCTCCCCGGTTCTGTCCGGCGGCAAGCCTGGACCGCATAAGCTGGTCGGCACAAGTCCCGGCTTCATCCCGGCAATCCTGAACACTGACATATATGACGAAATTGTCCAGGTGGAGGATGAAGCGGCACTGGAAACCGTGCGGGCGCTGGCCAGCAAGGAAGGGATTTTGATCGGTCCGTCCGGCGGTGCGGCGGTCTGGACCGCGCTGCAGGAAGCACGCCGGCTCGGCCCCGGCAAGCGGGTGCTGTGTATTGCACCGGATACAGGGGAACGCTACCTGAGTATGGGAATATTTTAGCACTCCGACGGAGGGAATGAGATGGGGGGCATCATGAGAGAGTATCGTTGCTATAAAATATTCAGCATGTCTAAAAGACTCAAGCCGGCTGTTGTACTGCCGGCTGTTATGGCCATTACACTTGGCCTCGCGGGCTGTGCAGGTTCTGGTGGCGGGCAGAATGCTGATCGGGGCGGTGTAAGTCCGGCCGCGTCAGCTGCTGCTGCAGCCAGCGGGACCTCTGCAGCAGCAGCTTCTCCGGCAGCGGCAGAGCAAACGCCTGCTCAGGCGGATACGACCGCCCCTGCGGCGGTGATTGATCCGGCTGCGCTGCAGCCGGTGTTGGGGTTTGCCGGGGAAGCCGGCAAGCAGATCCTTGTCACCCGGGAGGGGAATGACGAGCAGGCGCAGATGGAGGCACTTGATACCGCTATAGGCAGCGGCGGACAGGTGTTTAAAGTGCGGTTCGAGCAGTGGCAGGAGGGAAGTGATCAGAACAACGGCCGTGAGCTGGCCGCCAATCTGCATAACTTATCCGGCTATGTGTTCACAGTAGAGGGCGGCGCGGCGGCTCCGGATGATACGTATTATCTGGCTGATTCATCAGCCTTCAATCTGGAGACTCTGGTGCCTGTTGAACCGGCTTCTTCTGAGGCTGGACAGCTGCCGGAAGCTGACCCGGTGCGCAAGAGCATAGCGGAGGCCAAGCAGCGGGAGATCATGTCCGCCTGGAAGCTGGCCTCTCTGCCGCCCGGCCGGGAGCTGTATCTAGTCCAGTTCGTAAGACAGGATAAGGATATGCTGTTCAGCCTGGTGCTGGAGGATAACGGTAAGCTCAGCTTTATGGATTATCCGGCCGAGATCACCGATAACGAATACTCGGTCTGGCGTGTCGACGACGGCGGTGAAGTCGTTCCGCAGATGTTCTCACTGTTGTTTGCAGCTGAGACACAAGGCGGATTACTGCTGGGCATCAACTGGCTCGGGGCAGAAGGGATCAACAGCTTCTTCCTGTCGCAGACCGGAGAGACGCTCAAGGAGCTGGACATCCAGTATAGCCGTTATACCTCGCCAATGTAGATGGAGGAAACAGGGGCTATAGCATGGCTGGATACAGACGAACAGCCTGCACCAGAATTGACAAATGGCCCTGACCAGCAGCTTCCCCACCCTGGACCCATGTAACTAGTTGGATTTTTGCTACCTAATATCAGCGTTCCCCGGATTTTGAGACTACTAAGTGGAAAAACGCTACTTATTCAGGCCCAAACATGGTATAGGCGAAAAAGTAGCGGAATTAGGTGTCTTTTTTCCAACTAGACTCGGCCATTGGGCTATTTACCCCCGAATTAGGTGGCGAATTTACACTTAGTTTGCTCGGCAGCAGACTGCACGGTTGTTCCAGTAACCTTCCTATCAGGTGCCCAACAGTTTTAGTTGGATTTTTGCTACCTAATATCAGCGTTCCCCGGATTTTGA contains these protein-coding regions:
- a CDS encoding DMT family transporter, yielding MNKKALLGSLYLSLAASIWGGMYVVVKHVVDIVPPLEIVWIRYMIALAALLIIGVVTKQSWRIEKKDMLLILMIGLAGNTISILTQEAGTMLSTAHMGAIITSTTPAFMVLFARIILKERITLKKALSIVLATIGVGVIVGTGDIDSSLQLGGVSLLVAALTWALMSVLIKKVPGQYSQIVVTFYSIIVAFIVLTPFTMGRLPRLDVQAMLHPSIWGGLLYLGIISTACGFLLWNRGLQMLNASSGGLFFFLQPIVGTLLGWLLLGEQIGLSFWAGTACIFAGVLLVVQDK
- the cysK gene encoding cysteine synthase A, translating into MKSKVVNNIAELIGDTPAVRLNCLTGPDDAEVYVKLEMFNPSGSVKDRAAYNLILQAELDGRLQPGGTIIEPTSGNTGIGLAMNAAAKGYKAILIMPDNMTMERINILKAYGAEVVLTPASERMPGAIAKALELGAAIPGSFIPQQFENAANPDIHRTTTAPEILEQMEGRLDVFVATSGTGGTITGTGEVLRKELPGIRIVVVEPHGSPVLSGGKPGPHKLVGTSPGFIPAILNTDIYDEIVQVEDEAALETVRALASKEGILIGPSGGAAVWTALQEARRLGPGKRVLCIAPDTGERYLSMGIF